The window ATAGTTTTCAGGCCCTCCTACAACTAGTAAATCATAAGGGATGTGCTCTTTGAAAGTGGGCGTGGCTTcacggaaaaaaaaattgtgtaccaAAAATAGGTGTCAGGTGGGCGTAGCCAACCAAAAACTGTTCACAGCGCTgctttgtttgtttacaggggcacagagcgCAGAGATGAGGGAGGGACTGTGGAGGGAAGTACTActtattttttaagcagcccagCGCAACTGGCCACATATGTATTTTTCATTtgtcctagacaacccctttaaagggtttgtccgacagctatgaaaattaactaaaggtgtccggagggcgctgcttaaaaaaaataaagaactacttaccttccagtgccctcCGGTGTCCCACACTGCTATTGcactggtccgggcgccatgtaaacaactCCGCTTCCGTCCAGACCCGACAACCTTctggcccgcattcacaatgctgtgaatagagacggataggcgtgcccggccacggccgaccGGAAGCCACGTCCAGTGCCACGTCCAGTATGTGGAGTAGGAGCCTCGAGGGGCTCTGCTAATGCCCCTCTAAAGCACTTTagccttatttgcatatttctaaagttaactttttgcatggaaggagcagctggaaaataaaaacaaaggcatgaCTGGACATAGTCCTGCATAACATAACAGGTAACAGATCCCCTTTAATACAGCGTCTAATCACAAATCATCAAAAGAAAAGCCATTGCCAGCTGATGCTCAGTCCACGTGACATTAAGGGTCCACATCTGACGGCTGTATACCAGATGGGCAGCTGTAATATACGGTATTCTACTGTATAGGTGTAACCTGGGATGTGTTGCTTATAGGCTTCCCTGTGAGAATGCTCGGTGCCATTTGCTTAAATAGagccctattaaaaaaaatacactaaAACGTGATGGGAACATGGCCTAAACATCTCATTCAACTCAAAGATGGTATGAAATATTTAAAATAGACTAAAATAATCTACAACTGGCTTTCCAATACTTGTTAATGGGGTTGGAAAATTTTTGAATATTAAATGGACCATCAAAAAGATGCAGCCAATAGTTCTGGAGAAATTTATGACACATCCATGTAAAGAGCGGTGTGTGGGTTTGTTTTCGGAGTAacgaattgcacttcataatgacaatatttaatattccatgccgtgtactgggaagcgggaagaaaaattccaaatgcagtgaaattggtgaaaacaagcatttgtgccgttttcttgtgggattgACTTACAGCTTTAATTGTGAGCCATAAATGacacatctgctttattctttgggtcggtacgatcaagatgataccaaatttatataggttttaatacattttaaaaaattaaacaaaattcttaattttgccgtcAACTGGCGCTAATAACTATTCCATACTCTGGTGTGAGATGGGCTGACATTTtctatgctaccattttgaggactgtatgaccttctgatcccctttttttaatgttgcaaaatggcaaaaaagtggagtTTTCGGACAtttaggcactattttccgttatggggtttaaTGTCTGGAATAACTTATTTTGATAGACTAGATCTTTTAAAAAATGCAGGTATACCTGAtaagtttatgattttacttgtttatttctatatgagttctagagaaaggggatgGTTGATTTgcacttttaggttttattaatttGTATTTCTCCCTTCTTTAAATCTtcgaccccctagggtactttaaccctaggttgtctaagtggtccaaccatatactgccatactacaatatgggtGCTAACATATGGGTGCTAgaaaccgattgcgggtgttagctgcaatatgcagaaaaccccATGTTTTTATGAAGATGCTTCAGATCGTCAGCCCTTTTCATAACTATCTGTGGCATCTATATACGTCATGCCTGGGTTTAATTCTCAcccaggtcagcatctgcaaagagtttgtatgttctttccgtgtttgtgtgggtttcctctgggtcctccggtttcctcccacaccaaaacatactgttaagttgtttagattggtccctgtccccatcgcGCTcacaatttggcatgctttgtgcagcgctgcgtaatctgtaggcgctatataagaattattattatggcgcGTTAAAAGGTTAAAGGGGGCTTTCCTGAGGTTGAGAAACATGGTTGCTTTCTTCCATAAACCGCACCACACCCGTCTATGGTCTGTGCCTGCATTGCAGCCAGGCTGTATAGACACGATTACAGCATGTTTTTGGAAGAACAGAGCCATGTTTTTcatcctctggacaaccccttgaactATAACTTGCAGGCTCCTGTTGAAGGCATCAGGGAGTGGCTGCTGCCCAGCAGTTAATGATTACATGGGGGTGAATGAGATTAACACAAGGCAGCAGTAAGTCATGAGGCCTTTACCAGCTGGAGGGGGGACATTTGGACTACAGTTATGTAGTAAACAAATCCTGAACAGAACTAACAGGTTCTCTTATTCAAGCCAATTTATTCGAGCTGCAGCATTAGGTAATATTTCCAAGATAAAAGACAACTTTTACAGCATAAtcgtagcaataagttacagtGCATTGCTCGTCCATCACACAGTCCTCCAAAGAAGTGTACAAAGTAAGTCCTCATTCCCACCTTATAGAATGTTCTGGAAGATCAATATAAATAttgctccagaaaaaaaaaaaaaatccaccccCTGATGTTACCACAATGTTCTGTTCTATAATCTTTTATAAAAATCTGTTTCGTTTTCAGCGTTGCATTGCTTCTAGTTTTCGTAACTTCAGAGATGCATTGGATATGAGGCCGGGCCGATTTGGTTGAGGTTCTTCTGTTTCTGGGGGTTGGAACATTActcgtccccggtgattaaaaATATAGAATGACGGATGGTTCCTTAAAGTGTCAAATGTCCTtcagaggaagaaaaaaaaatttactgtTTAGACAGAACTATGAAGAAACATAATTTAACAGGGTTCTGTAACAAGGACAACAAATGGCCTATACCTAGAATAGGTTTTCATTAGAAATTGGTGGGGGCAGCGTTGGGAACGGATATTGACCAGCCAATTAGAGCAAAGTGTGGTGGAGCTGGAAGGTGACGGGTCCTTGGACAGTGTAGCGGCTCAACTTCACTACTGCAACTTGGCTCCCACTAAAACCTGATGTAGCTCAATCACAATAGCGCATCATAGCCAGAGCACCACATATAGAGCAGCACTGTACCCCCACCAAATTCAGTTTAAAAGGAGTAGAGAATTGTAAATGACTTTTTGCTAACGATAGTAGTGCTAGTGATGGGGAAAGTGGATTTAATATAGAGAGCACAAAGACTTACATATGCACACTAGTCCAACATTGCTTAGGCTGCCCATACAGCTTGTTCAGGTTATCGCTATTCCTACTGACTCCTAGCCCAAAATTATTGCTTGCCAAGTACAGGCgcgcccctacttaaggacacccaacttacagactatCCCTAGTTAAAGGGACCttcggtgaagctctctgaaagctttactatagtcccaggctgcaatgatcagctgtaatgtgtctgtaatgaagctttattgataatccttggtccaattacagcaaaaaattttgaaactccaattatcactggggcaaaaaaaaaaaaaggtctggatctacaattataaaatatacagttccgacttacatacaaattcaacttaagaacaaacctatggaccctatctggtatgtaacccggggactgcctgtagtgtcctTTTCCAAACTAGATACTGTCATTAATCCTATATGTATAGTCAGCTATATACTGTCCCAAACTAATAGAAGAGTGCATACTTATTCCTCAGTTCTGAAGTGGCATCCATATCTTTAAACTCTCCAGCAATGTGTACTATGCCATAGCACGCCACTACAAACGCCAGTAAGGTCTGTAGTACTatctgaaaataataataaaaaccatAAAATTGTTAGGACAAGCACAAACTGTATTTATAGACGTCATGCAAAAGTGCTGCTTGTATCTAATACCTGCAAAATTTGTATAAAATTAGATATAATACAACATCTTCTTACATACATTTGTATACAATGGTGGCTCGGAGCTTCTCCAGGTTATCCTGGGCATACCCCATGTATGAGAGCGACAATGTTCCCAACCTTTCATTATTCCATTATTGCTTTTCTTTAATACTTGACATATGACCTTCTCTACAACTAATGGCCTGAAACTGTACGGAATAAACTTACATCTATTGGTAACGTTTCGTCTTCTTTTTCAGTTAATCTCATGTATGAACGATCTGCAAGTAAAACAGAATGGAAAATTGAGTCTcaaatttgtacattttgttaTTATCAAAATGCACCTTTATGACATTTGCTTGTCCATCACTTGCTTGGACCATAAACCTATGCTACCGAGGACATCCACGTCCTATAAATCAATTCCTGGACGACTCAAAGAAAGCAACAGAGAATTTATGGGACTTCCAGGACAGGCTTAGGGACCATgtcctaagccagtgatggcaaaccttttagacactgagtgcccaaaccacaaccaaaagctatgtatttttcgcaaagtgccgatgcgacaatttaagcagtaacttattactccctgctctgtcacaggtttaaattttataggcacctgaggacaccaatacagtagaaagaaggagaagaagtttggattatcattgtagcttccttctagggtcctgccTAGGActtcaagaggccttgagtcctgtttggcaaaacCTGCCCTGGagtgatggcacgggtgcccatatagagggctctgagtgccacctctggcacccgtgccataggttcgccaccactgtcctaagcCATACTGTATAGGTAGATGAAGGGGGCTTGTGTGTGCAGTTTGTGTGGGGTCCCAGACATTTATCCTCCATCATGTGATTAAGAAATAAGTGCCATATATGCAATTATATGTAACCCCTATAATTGGTATATACCGTTAATCGTGCCACATTAAAATGGGAAGAGATTCACTGTACCTTGCGACAGTCTATGGCTGCCACAGATTACAGTTCTGGCTTAAGGGACCAAGATGcacaaggagaggtcagagccttTTAATGAATTCTCACATATATCACGCTAACAGCAAGAGCTACATAATGCATTTGGCACAACCTTATGAAGGCTCTATGTGTATACTGGCATTCCTACCAAAAACCGTAAAACCGGTTTAAAAAGCGAGTCTAGACAATGGACTCATACCTGGCGTGTGCCAGCTTCCTGAAGCGCAGTAAAGGTCTAAACATATGCCAACATAGacttggcttaaagggaacctatcaccatgaATGTGATGTTTAGCTGGCGATAGGTTTAAATGGCCTATGTTGTGCCGATTGTAAAAATGCCTTTCTCAGCATTCTGAATGATTGCAGTAGTTTAGTGAGGAGTCCCGGGGAAGGGGTCCCTGTGGGGAGCAGCCtgtgtcacctctcctcctcactcatccagctccctccccactttctGTCATGTTCACTGAGCAATCTGGGGAGGGAGGTGGGGTGGTGTGAAGTAAAAGacgaatgcatgaggagacacttGGTGTGTGTTTTTATGTTACTATGCAATTTCCAGctttgaaagtgtttttcttcatttctggatgtGTAATCAGTTATCATCGGCACACAGCTGCTAACACTTCAGCAATAAAAAACGCTTTTGGAGCTGGAAAACACATAGCAACTTAAAGACGCATCCGTcagaacgcaacgtgtgaatgcacacACAGGCGgaagcagcccctccccctggactcaccacgtgctgctggcagggagcaactaaagtgaaataaactattatgaTTCAGAATGCAGatgaaggcatttttaaaatcagcatttcataggatattggaacctgtcaccagctaaaactgacatccctggtgacaggttcgc is drawn from Engystomops pustulosus chromosome 9, aEngPut4.maternal, whole genome shotgun sequence and contains these coding sequences:
- the MMGT1 gene encoding ER membrane protein complex subunit 5, whose amino-acid sequence is MASSIWKGLVGVGLFALAHAAFSAAQHRSYMRLTEKEDETLPIDIVLQTLLAFVVACYGIVHIAGEFKDMDATSELRNKTFDTLRNHPSFYIFNHRGRVMFQPPETEEPQPNRPGLISNASLKLRKLEAMQR